A DNA window from Brenneria izadpanahii contains the following coding sequences:
- the gmk gene encoding guanylate kinase — protein MAQGTLYIVSAPSGAGKSSLIQALLKTQPLYDTQVSISHTTRAKRPGESHGEHYFFVSVDEFKRMIRENEFLEYAEVFGNYYGTSRTAIEQVLATGVDVFLDIDWQGAQQIRTQMPLARSIFILPPSKEELERRLRGRGQDNEDVIARRMAQAVAEMTHYAEYDYLIVNDDFDLALLDLKTIIRAERLRLSRQKVRHDALITKLLAD, from the coding sequence ATGGCTCAAGGCACGTTATATATCGTTTCCGCCCCCAGCGGGGCAGGAAAATCCAGTTTGATCCAGGCGCTATTAAAAACACAGCCGCTTTACGACACTCAGGTATCGATTTCTCATACCACGCGAGCCAAACGGCCGGGAGAAAGCCACGGCGAACACTACTTCTTCGTCTCGGTTGATGAATTTAAACGTATGATCCGGGAAAACGAATTTCTGGAGTATGCTGAAGTTTTCGGTAATTACTACGGTACATCCCGCACTGCGATTGAACAGGTATTGGCAACGGGCGTAGATGTATTTCTGGATATTGACTGGCAAGGCGCCCAGCAAATCCGTACCCAAATGCCGCTGGCGCGCAGCATTTTCATTTTGCCGCCGTCGAAAGAAGAGCTGGAACGCCGCCTGCGCGGCCGCGGCCAGGACAACGAGGACGTCATCGCGCGTCGTATGGCTCAGGCCGTCGCGGAAATGACGCATTATGCCGAATATGATTATTTGATTGTTAATGATGATTTCGATTTGGCATTGCTCGATTTAAAAACCATTATTCGCGCCGAACGTCTGCGTTTAAGCAGACAAAAAGTACGGCATGATGCATTAATCACCAAACTATTGGCAGACTGA
- the recG gene encoding ATP-dependent DNA helicase RecG codes for MKSRLLDTQPLNTLAGVGASQAAKLARIGLETVQDLLFHLPLRYEDRTHLYPIGDLLPGMYATVEGEVLRNDITFGRRRMLTCQISDGSGVLTMHFFNFNAAMKNSLAPGQRVTAYGEIKRGKIGAEIIHPEYRIQGDNSQIELQESLTPVYPTTEGVRQATLRKLTDQALALLDANPIDELLPEELSRSLISLPEALHILHRPPPDMQLGELEQGKHPAQQRLIMEELLAHNLSMLAVRAGAQSYRALPLPVNDTLKQRLLAILPFSPTQAQARVVDEIEADLAKNIPMMRLVQGDVGSGKTLVAALAALRAIANGKQVALMAPTELLAEQHAHNFRQWFEPLGIEVGWLAGKQKGKARQAQQEAIAGGQVSMVVGTHAIFQQQVKFNGLALVIIDEQHRFGVHQRLALWEKGEEQGFHPHQLIMTATPIPRTLAMTAYADLDTSVIDELPPGRTPVTTVAIADSRRNDVIQRVNNACRQEGRQAYWVCTLIEESDLLEAQAAEATCQELKAALPDINVGLVHGRMKAQEKQSIMEAFKQGELQLLVATTVIEVGVDVPNASLMIIENPERLGLAQLHQLRGRVGRGAVASHCVLLYKTPLSKTAQKRLQVLRDSNDGFVIAQRDLEIRGPGELLGTRQTGNAEFKVADLLRDQALIPQVQRVARHLHQRYPEHARALIERWLPERTRYTNA; via the coding sequence ATGAAAAGCCGTCTGCTGGATACCCAACCGTTGAACACGCTTGCCGGTGTGGGAGCCAGTCAGGCCGCCAAACTTGCCCGCATCGGGCTGGAAACCGTACAGGATTTATTGTTTCATCTGCCGTTACGTTACGAAGACCGCACCCATCTTTACCCCATCGGCGATCTTCTCCCCGGCATGTATGCCACCGTAGAAGGCGAAGTCCTGCGCAACGATATCACCTTTGGCCGTCGCCGCATGCTGACCTGCCAGATTAGCGATGGCAGCGGCGTACTGACCATGCACTTTTTTAATTTCAACGCGGCGATGAAAAACAGCCTGGCGCCCGGCCAGCGTGTTACGGCCTATGGTGAAATCAAGCGGGGTAAAATCGGCGCGGAAATTATTCACCCGGAATACCGCATCCAGGGCGATAACAGCCAGATCGAATTACAGGAATCACTGACGCCGGTTTATCCCACCACCGAAGGCGTGCGTCAGGCAACGCTGCGTAAGCTTACCGATCAGGCTTTGGCGCTGCTGGACGCCAATCCCATCGATGAACTGCTGCCGGAAGAGCTAAGCCGATCGCTGATCAGCCTGCCTGAAGCCCTGCACATCCTGCATCGTCCGCCGCCGGATATGCAGCTCGGCGAACTGGAGCAGGGGAAGCACCCGGCGCAGCAGCGGCTGATTATGGAAGAGTTGCTGGCGCACAACTTAAGCATGCTGGCCGTTCGGGCCGGGGCGCAGAGCTATCGCGCGTTACCGCTGCCGGTAAATGACACGCTGAAGCAACGGCTGCTCGCGATTCTCCCTTTCTCGCCGACGCAGGCGCAGGCGCGGGTGGTTGACGAAATTGAAGCCGACCTGGCAAAAAATATCCCCATGATGCGACTGGTGCAGGGAGATGTCGGGTCAGGGAAAACGTTGGTTGCCGCACTAGCCGCCCTGCGCGCGATTGCGAACGGCAAACAGGTCGCGCTGATGGCGCCGACAGAGCTGCTGGCGGAACAGCATGCCCATAATTTTCGCCAGTGGTTTGAGCCATTGGGAATTGAAGTGGGCTGGCTGGCCGGCAAACAGAAAGGAAAAGCCCGCCAGGCCCAGCAGGAGGCCATTGCCGGCGGCCAGGTATCCATGGTGGTGGGTACGCACGCCATCTTTCAGCAACAGGTCAAATTCAACGGCCTGGCGCTGGTGATTATTGATGAACAACACCGCTTCGGCGTACATCAGCGTCTGGCCTTGTGGGAAAAAGGCGAAGAGCAGGGCTTCCATCCTCATCAGTTGATTATGACCGCCACGCCAATCCCCCGAACGCTGGCGATGACCGCTTACGCCGATCTGGATACCTCGGTTATCGATGAACTGCCGCCGGGAAGAACGCCGGTCACCACCGTCGCCATAGCGGATTCGCGCCGTAACGACGTGATCCAGCGGGTTAACAATGCCTGCCGGCAAGAGGGGCGTCAGGCCTACTGGGTTTGTACCCTGATTGAAGAATCCGACCTGTTGGAAGCCCAGGCGGCCGAAGCAACCTGCCAGGAGTTGAAAGCCGCATTACCGGACATCAACGTCGGGTTGGTTCACGGGCGAATGAAAGCGCAGGAAAAACAATCCATTATGGAAGCCTTTAAACAAGGCGAGCTCCAACTGCTGGTGGCGACAACGGTGATTGAAGTCGGTGTCGACGTACCGAATGCCAGCCTGATGATTATCGAAAACCCGGAGCGGCTGGGGCTGGCCCAGCTTCACCAACTGCGCGGGCGCGTTGGGCGGGGAGCGGTGGCTTCCCACTGCGTGCTGCTTTATAAAACGCCGTTAAGCAAAACCGCGCAAAAGCGGCTTCAGGTGCTGCGCGACAGCAACGACGGTTTTGTTATCGCACAGCGTGATTTGGAAATCCGCGGACCGGGTGAATTATTAGGTACGCGCCAAACCGGCAATGCTGAATTTAAAGTCGCCGATTTACTTCGCGATCAGGCATTGATCCCGCAGGTACAGCGCGTCGCCCGCCATCTCCACCAGCGCTATCCGGAGCACGCCCGCGCCTTGATCGAACGCTGGCTGCCGGAGCGAACCCGTTATACCAATGCCTAA
- the rpoZ gene encoding DNA-directed RNA polymerase subunit omega gives MARVTVQDAVEKIGNRFDLVLVAARRARQIQTGGKEPLVAEENDKYTVIALREIEEGLINAQILDVRDRQEQQEQEAAEIQAVTAIAEGRR, from the coding sequence ATGGCACGCGTAACTGTTCAAGACGCTGTAGAGAAAATTGGTAATCGTTTTGACCTGGTGTTGGTCGCTGCTCGTCGCGCCCGCCAAATCCAAACGGGCGGCAAAGAGCCGCTGGTTGCGGAAGAAAACGATAAATACACGGTGATCGCGCTGCGCGAGATCGAAGAAGGTCTGATCAACGCCCAAATTCTGGACGTTCGAGACCGTCAGGAGCAGCAAGAGCAGGAAGCCGCGGAAATTCAAGCGGTCACCGCAATTGCTGAAGGCCGCCGTTAA
- a CDS encoding AsmA family protein, which translates to MRFIGKLLLTILLLALLALVILYVLLQTTWASGRISNWVNQNTDYQVSLGKIDHDWSEPDHILLKEVIFGHKNQPPTLTAKQISAGLSARQITEPRHFSSLELEGGSLNLSPTAATLPIEADVLQLRTMALQTQDDNWNLNGQQVNGGITPWRPEEGYLLGKQGHFQLSARSLRLNDVPASQVLVQGEINQNQLTLSNFGADVAQGQLTGNASRAEDGSWQIGNLRLSKVRLQTPRTIQEFWQPITTLPSVSVSRFDLIDARIEGPGWAFIDLDVTLQNVTFKQDDWQSDGGELAFNATDIVNGNMHLIDPIVNLALSPDGVEIKQFTTRWEGGLLRTNGNWQRSDHRLQLNEFVVAGMEYTLPSDWLQRWQTTLPNWLAEVDIKKFTANRNLLIDINPDFPFQLTALDGYGSDLLLARNHQWGVWGGSLNLNASDATFNKVDVRRPSLALTANDSQISFTDLSAFTQNGLLEAKATIAQSPSRAFSITMTGRSVPSDVLTRWGWPAEIAPSDNTNLQLQLSGQLAANTPLKPTLNGSLQGVGHDGQPIRQQIQQGAVTETSP; encoded by the coding sequence ATGAGATTTATCGGGAAATTATTGCTGACTATACTGCTGCTGGCATTGCTGGCGCTGGTTATATTGTATGTATTACTGCAAACCACCTGGGCCTCTGGCCGGATCAGCAATTGGGTGAATCAAAACACCGACTATCAGGTGTCGTTGGGGAAAATCGACCATGACTGGTCTGAACCCGATCATATTCTGCTGAAAGAGGTTATCTTCGGTCATAAAAACCAGCCGCCGACGCTCACCGCCAAACAGATTTCCGCGGGGCTCAGCGCACGCCAGATAACCGAACCCCGTCATTTCTCCAGTCTGGAATTAGAAGGCGGTTCGCTGAATCTGTCGCCAACGGCGGCAACGTTACCGATCGAAGCCGACGTTTTACAACTGCGAACGATGGCGCTTCAGACACAGGACGATAACTGGAACTTAAACGGTCAGCAGGTCAACGGCGGGATCACCCCCTGGCGGCCGGAAGAGGGATATTTATTAGGCAAACAGGGGCATTTTCAACTCAGCGCCCGCTCACTGCGGCTCAATGATGTCCCCGCCAGCCAGGTTCTGGTGCAGGGCGAGATTAATCAGAATCAGCTTACCTTAAGTAATTTTGGCGCGGACGTGGCGCAAGGCCAGTTAACCGGCAACGCCAGCCGGGCGGAAGATGGAAGCTGGCAGATCGGCAACCTGCGCCTTAGCAAGGTCCGTTTGCAAACGCCGAGAACCATACAGGAATTCTGGCAGCCGATCACCACATTGCCGTCGGTCTCCGTCTCCCGTTTTGATTTGATTGATGCCCGTATCGAAGGGCCGGGATGGGCATTTATCGATCTTGACGTCACCCTGCAGAACGTAACGTTCAAGCAGGATGACTGGCAAAGCGATGGGGGTGAGCTAGCGTTCAACGCCACCGATATTGTTAACGGCAATATGCATCTGATCGACCCTATCGTTAACCTGGCGCTGTCCCCGGATGGCGTTGAAATCAAACAGTTCACCACCCGCTGGGAAGGCGGCCTGCTACGCACCAACGGCAACTGGCAACGCAGCGATCACCGCTTGCAGCTAAATGAATTTGTTGTGGCGGGGATGGAATACACGCTTCCGAGCGACTGGCTTCAGCGCTGGCAAACAACGTTGCCGAACTGGCTGGCGGAAGTGGATATCAAAAAGTTCACCGCGAACCGTAATCTACTGATTGATATCAACCCGGATTTTCCATTTCAGCTTACCGCGCTTGATGGGTACGGCAGCGATCTGCTGCTGGCCCGAAACCATCAGTGGGGCGTTTGGGGCGGCTCGCTGAATTTAAACGCCAGCGATGCCACCTTCAATAAGGTCGACGTCCGTCGTCCATCATTGGCGTTAACCGCCAACGACAGCCAAATTTCATTCACCGATCTCAGCGCCTTTACACAAAACGGCTTGCTGGAAGCGAAAGCGACTATCGCTCAAAGCCCCAGCCGGGCATTTTCAATTACGATGACCGGGCGCTCGGTGCCCTCGGATGTTTTAACCCGCTGGGGATGGCCTGCTGAAATTGCGCCGTCAGACAACACCAATCTGCAATTGCAGCTAAGCGGACAACTCGCAGCCAATACGCCGCTGAAACCCACGCTAAACGGCTCATTACAAGGCGTCGGTCATGATGGACAGCCAATCAGACAGCAAATACAGCAGGGCGCGGTAACGGAGACATCGCCGTAA
- the spoT gene encoding bifunctional GTP diphosphokinase/guanosine-3',5'-bis pyrophosphate 3'-pyrophosphohydrolase, which translates to MYLFESLNQLIKRYLPEEQIKRLQQAYVVARDAHEGQTRSSGEPYITHPVAVASILAEMRLDYETLMAALLHDVIEDTPTTYQDIEQLFGKSVAELVEGVSKLDKLKFRDKKEAQAENFRKMIMAMVQDIRVILIKLADRTHNMRTLGALRPDKRRRIARETLEIYSPLAHRLGIHNLKTELEELGFEALYPNRYRVIKEVVKAARGNRKEMIQKILSEIEGRLTEAGIACRVSGREKHLYSIYCKMHLKEQRFHSIMDIYAFRVIVKEVDTCYRVLGQVHSLYKPRPGRVKDYIAIPKANGYQSLHTSLIGPHGVPVEVQVRTEDMDQMAEMGVAAHWAYKEGESSTTAQVRAQRWMQSLLELQQSAGSSFEFIESVKSDLFPDEIYVFTPEGRIVELPAGATPVDFAYAVHTDIGHACVGARVDRQPYPLSQSLSSGQTVEIITAPGARPNAAWLNFVVSSRARAKIRQMLKNLKRDDSVSLGRRLLSHALGSGRKLSEIPQKNIQIELDRMKLATLDDLMAEIGLGNAMSVVVAKNLLNEPAQLNNAGPHKLPIKGADGVMISFAKCCRPIPGDPIIAHVSPGKGLVIHHESCRNIRGYQKEPEKFMAVEWDKVTEQEFIAEIKVDMFNHQGALANLASAINAANSNIQSINTEERDGRVYSAFIRLTTLDRVHLANIMRKLRVMPDVIKVNRNRN; encoded by the coding sequence TTGTACCTTTTTGAAAGCCTGAATCAACTGATTAAGCGTTATCTGCCCGAAGAGCAGATTAAACGTTTACAGCAAGCTTATGTCGTCGCGCGTGATGCTCACGAGGGGCAAACACGCTCCAGCGGCGAACCCTATATCACGCACCCGGTCGCCGTGGCCAGTATTCTGGCCGAGATGCGCCTCGACTATGAGACGCTGATGGCCGCCTTGCTGCATGACGTGATAGAGGATACGCCCACCACCTATCAGGATATAGAACAGCTCTTCGGCAAGAGCGTCGCTGAACTGGTGGAAGGCGTCTCTAAACTGGATAAGCTGAAATTTCGCGATAAGAAAGAAGCGCAGGCTGAAAACTTTCGCAAAATGATTATGGCGATGGTGCAGGATATTCGCGTTATTCTGATAAAACTGGCCGACCGTACTCACAACATGCGCACGCTGGGCGCGCTTCGCCCGGACAAACGCCGTCGCATCGCCCGCGAGACGTTGGAAATATACAGTCCGCTGGCGCATCGGCTGGGTATCCATAATCTGAAAACCGAGCTTGAAGAACTGGGTTTTGAAGCGCTCTATCCCAACCGTTACCGCGTAATCAAAGAGGTGGTCAAGGCCGCTCGCGGCAACAGGAAGGAGATGATCCAGAAAATCCTTTCCGAGATCGAGGGCCGCTTGACCGAAGCCGGAATCGCCTGCCGCGTAAGCGGCCGCGAAAAGCATCTGTACTCTATTTACTGCAAAATGCACCTGAAAGAGCAGCGTTTCCATTCCATTATGGATATTTACGCCTTCCGGGTGATCGTTAAAGAAGTAGATACCTGCTACCGCGTGTTAGGCCAGGTTCATAGCCTGTATAAGCCGCGCCCCGGACGGGTAAAAGACTATATCGCCATTCCCAAGGCCAACGGCTATCAGTCGCTGCATACCTCGCTGATTGGCCCGCACGGCGTGCCGGTGGAGGTGCAGGTCCGTACCGAAGATATGGATCAGATGGCGGAAATGGGCGTGGCCGCGCACTGGGCCTACAAAGAAGGCGAAAGCAGCACCACGGCTCAGGTTCGCGCGCAACGCTGGATGCAAAGCCTGCTGGAGTTGCAGCAGAGCGCGGGCAGTTCGTTTGAATTCATCGAAAGCGTGAAGTCCGATCTCTTTCCGGACGAAATATATGTGTTCACGCCGGAAGGCCGAATCGTGGAATTGCCGGCCGGCGCCACGCCGGTCGACTTCGCCTATGCCGTGCATACCGACATCGGCCATGCCTGCGTCGGCGCCAGAGTCGATCGCCAGCCTTATCCGCTGTCCCAATCCCTAAGCAGCGGTCAAACCGTCGAGATCATTACCGCGCCCGGCGCTAGACCCAACGCCGCCTGGCTGAACTTTGTCGTCAGCTCCAGAGCCCGCGCTAAAATTCGCCAGATGCTGAAAAACCTCAAGCGCGACGACTCCGTCAGCCTGGGCCGGCGCTTGCTTAGCCACGCCCTGGGCAGCGGCCGTAAACTTTCAGAGATCCCGCAAAAGAATATTCAGATTGAGCTGGATAGAATGAAGCTCGCTACGCTGGACGATCTGATGGCGGAAATCGGATTGGGTAACGCGATGAGTGTCGTGGTGGCGAAAAACCTGCTGAATGAACCAGCTCAGTTGAATAACGCCGGGCCGCACAAATTGCCGATTAAAGGCGCGGACGGCGTGATGATCTCGTTCGCCAAATGTTGCCGCCCGATTCCGGGCGATCCGATTATCGCGCATGTCAGTCCCGGCAAGGGATTGGTTATCCACCACGAATCCTGCCGCAATATTCGCGGTTACCAGAAAGAGCCAGAGAAGTTTATGGCGGTAGAATGGGATAAGGTGACCGAGCAGGAATTTATCGCCGAGATCAAGGTGGATATGTTCAACCATCAGGGCGCGTTGGCGAATTTGGCGTCCGCCATCAATGCCGCCAACTCAAACATCCAGAGTATCAATACGGAAGAAAGAGACGGCCGCGTGTATAGCGCGTTTATCCGTCTCACAACGCTCGACCGCGTTCATCTGGCGAATATTATGCGCAAGCTGCGCGTAATGCCGGATGTAATAAAAGTTAACCGTAACCGAAATTAA
- the trmH gene encoding tRNA (guanosine(18)-2'-O)-methyltransferase TrmH has protein sequence MTPQRYARIREMLTCRQPDLTICMEQVHKPHNVSAVIRTADAVGVHQIHAIWPTKKMRTLVSSAAGSNSWVQVKTHRTIGDAVSHLKMAGMQILATHLSEQAVDFREIDYTRPTCILLGQEKSGISAEALKLADRDIIIPMTGMVQSLNVSVASALILYEAQRQRQLAGMYLRENSPLDEEDQQRLLFEGGYPVLARVAKRKGLPRPYIDNSGQIVADTSWWASMQSSEC, from the coding sequence ATGACGCCTCAACGCTATGCACGCATAAGAGAGATGCTGACCTGCCGTCAGCCCGATCTGACCATTTGCATGGAGCAGGTGCATAAGCCGCATAATGTTTCCGCGGTTATTCGTACCGCCGATGCGGTGGGCGTCCATCAGATTCACGCCATATGGCCCACCAAAAAGATGAGAACGCTGGTTTCCTCCGCGGCCGGCAGCAATAGTTGGGTACAGGTTAAAACGCACCGCACGATCGGCGATGCGGTCAGCCACCTGAAAATGGCGGGCATGCAGATTCTGGCAACCCATCTTTCCGAACAGGCCGTCGATTTTCGCGAAATTGATTACACCCGCCCGACCTGCATTCTGCTGGGTCAGGAGAAGAGCGGTATTAGCGCGGAAGCGCTGAAACTGGCCGATCGGGATATCATTATCCCGATGACGGGCATGGTGCAGTCGCTGAATGTCTCCGTTGCCTCGGCATTGATTTTGTATGAAGCGCAGCGCCAGCGTCAGCTAGCGGGCATGTATCTGCGCGAAAACAGCCCGCTGGATGAAGAAGATCAGCAGCGGTTGCTGTTTGAGGGCGGCTACCCGGTGCTGGCCCGTGTCGCCAAACGTAAAGGTCTGCCTCGTCCTTATATCGATAACAGCGGTCAAATCGTTGCCGATACGTCCTGGTGGGCGTCAATGCAATCCTCGGAGTGCTGA
- a CDS encoding nucleobase:cation symporter-2 family protein translates to MTTTTDIPQTEAPAAAPRRSELIYRLEDRPPLPQTLFAASQHLLAMFVAVITPALLICQALGLPAQDTQHIISMSLFASGLASILQIKTWGPVGSGLLSIQGTSFNFVTPLIMGGLALKNGGADVPTMMAALFGTLMFASCTEIILSRFLHLARRIITPLVSGVVVMIIGLSLIQVGLTSIGGGYAAMNNNTFGAPKNLLLAGIVLLVIILLNRQRNPYLRVASLVIAMAIGYLAAWLMDMLPNSAPAEQSSLIMVPTPLYYGLGFDWNLLIPLMLVFMVTSLETIGDITATSDVSEQPVSGPLYMKRLKGGVLANGLNSCLSAIFNTFPNSCFGQNNGVIQLTGVASRYVGFVVALMLIILGLFPAVSGFVQHIPEPVLGGATIVMFGTIAASGVRIVSREPLNRRAIMIIALSLAVGLGVSQQPLILQFAPDWIKTLFSSGIAAGGITAIVLNLIFPHDEK, encoded by the coding sequence ATGACCACCACCACGGATATTCCCCAGACAGAAGCGCCTGCCGCCGCGCCGCGCCGCAGTGAATTGATCTACCGCCTGGAAGACAGACCTCCCCTTCCGCAAACGCTATTTGCCGCCAGCCAGCATCTGCTGGCGATGTTTGTCGCGGTGATAACCCCCGCCTTGCTGATCTGTCAGGCGCTGGGGTTGCCGGCGCAAGACACGCAACACATCATCAGCATGTCGCTGTTTGCCTCCGGACTGGCCTCTATTCTGCAAATAAAAACCTGGGGGCCGGTGGGATCGGGGTTGCTGTCCATCCAGGGCACCAGTTTTAACTTCGTCACCCCGTTGATTATGGGCGGGCTGGCGCTGAAAAACGGCGGCGCCGACGTCCCCACCATGATGGCGGCGCTGTTCGGCACATTGATGTTCGCCTCTTGTACGGAAATCATTCTATCCCGCTTCCTGCACCTTGCCCGGCGGATTATTACGCCGCTGGTCTCCGGGGTGGTGGTGATGATAATCGGCCTGTCGCTGATTCAAGTCGGCCTGACCTCCATCGGCGGCGGTTATGCCGCAATGAATAATAATACCTTTGGCGCGCCGAAGAACCTGCTGCTGGCGGGGATCGTGCTGTTGGTCATTATCCTGCTGAACCGCCAGCGTAACCCTTACCTGCGCGTGGCATCCCTGGTGATTGCCATGGCGATCGGTTATCTGGCAGCCTGGCTGATGGATATGCTGCCGAATAGCGCCCCGGCGGAACAGAGTTCGTTAATCATGGTGCCCACGCCGCTGTATTACGGTCTGGGTTTTGACTGGAATCTGCTGATCCCGCTGATGCTGGTCTTTATGGTGACGTCGCTGGAAACCATCGGCGATATCACCGCGACGTCCGACGTATCGGAACAACCGGTCAGCGGCCCTCTGTATATGAAACGGTTGAAAGGCGGCGTACTGGCAAACGGGCTGAACTCGTGTTTGTCCGCTATCTTCAATACCTTTCCGAACTCCTGCTTCGGCCAGAATAACGGCGTAATCCAGCTTACCGGCGTCGCCAGCCGCTACGTCGGTTTTGTCGTGGCGCTGATGCTGATTATTCTGGGGCTGTTCCCTGCCGTCAGCGGCTTCGTACAGCATATTCCAGAGCCGGTGCTCGGCGGCGCCACCATCGTCATGTTCGGCACCATCGCCGCCTCCGGGGTACGTATTGTGTCGCGCGAACCGCTGAACCGCCGCGCCATCATGATTATCGCGCTCTCCCTGGCCGTCGGACTGGGCGTTTCGCAGCAGCCGCTGATCCTGCAATTCGCGCCTGACTGGATAAAAACGCTGTTCTCATCGGGTATCGCCGCCGGCGGTATCACGGCGATTGTGCTGAATCTGATTTTCCCGCACGACGAAAAATAA
- the ligB gene encoding NAD-dependent DNA ligase LigB: protein MVLAGWVGWPCIAIASCPEWSNDRALKEMAMLRQQLAQWDDAYYKAGVSLVEDEVYDQLRSRLNYWRRCFQPDGEDFAVRLPNGGKQRHPVAHTGLKKLSERERLSQWITRHKDLWIQPKIDGVAVTLAYRRGRLVSATSRGNGIRGENWTEKALAIADIPKRLMNAPPSVVLQGELFLKVDDHRQERQGGINARAAVAGEMRRHAASSVLPRIGIFIWAWPDGPAALPERLDALRAMGFALTADYTHPISSLGDAERWRAYWYRHPLPFVTDGVVIRQDKEPAGRYWRDTPADWAIAWKYPLVQRVAEVKGVDFSIGRTGKVNVVLNLNPLRLDDKFVHRVNVGSLSRWRQWDVLPGDQVGISLAGQGIPRLDKVVWRTAERSPVTPPNADDFHNLSCFQYSIPCQRQMLSRLTWLSGEHGLNLKGISEGVWRRLIQHGALSDVLSWLTLTRAQIGDVWGVGNKQADNIYESLQQARRQPLARWLLALGLPLPRSASGALDNMNWLQLQQRTLSQWRQFPGVGAKLAEEIMAFLHHPVVVELIARISREGIKT from the coding sequence ATGGTATTGGCGGGATGGGTCGGTTGGCCATGCATTGCGATCGCCTCCTGCCCGGAGTGGTCGAACGACCGGGCCCTAAAAGAGATGGCGATGCTGCGCCAGCAGTTGGCGCAGTGGGACGACGCCTATTATAAAGCGGGCGTCAGCCTGGTGGAGGACGAGGTTTATGATCAGCTCCGGAGCCGGTTGAACTATTGGCGTCGCTGTTTTCAACCGGATGGGGAGGATTTCGCCGTCCGCTTGCCGAACGGCGGTAAACAACGTCACCCCGTGGCGCATACTGGTTTGAAAAAGCTGTCTGAACGCGAACGGCTGTCGCAATGGATAACGCGGCATAAGGATTTATGGATCCAGCCCAAAATTGACGGCGTAGCAGTAACGCTGGCGTATCGGCGGGGAAGGCTGGTATCGGCAACGAGCCGGGGCAACGGCATACGGGGCGAAAACTGGACGGAGAAGGCTCTCGCTATTGCGGATATTCCCAAACGGTTGATGAATGCGCCCCCAAGCGTGGTGTTGCAGGGGGAGCTATTTCTTAAGGTGGACGACCATCGGCAGGAGCGGCAAGGTGGCATCAATGCCCGCGCGGCGGTGGCGGGGGAAATGCGTCGCCATGCGGCCTCATCTGTTTTGCCGCGCATCGGAATCTTTATCTGGGCATGGCCCGATGGCCCCGCCGCATTGCCTGAGCGTCTTGATGCGCTGCGGGCGATGGGATTCGCTTTGACGGCCGACTATACGCATCCCATTTCATCGCTGGGAGACGCCGAGCGCTGGCGGGCGTACTGGTATCGCCATCCCTTGCCTTTCGTTACCGATGGCGTGGTGATCCGTCAGGATAAGGAGCCTGCGGGACGCTACTGGCGAGATACGCCCGCCGATTGGGCTATCGCCTGGAAATATCCGTTGGTTCAGCGGGTGGCGGAAGTGAAGGGGGTAGATTTTTCTATTGGTCGCACCGGTAAGGTAAACGTTGTCCTGAATCTCAATCCATTGCGGTTGGATGATAAGTTTGTTCACCGGGTTAATGTCGGATCGCTATCGCGCTGGAGGCAATGGGACGTTCTGCCCGGCGATCAGGTCGGCATCAGCCTGGCGGGGCAGGGGATTCCGCGGTTGGATAAGGTCGTCTGGCGGACGGCTGAGCGTTCACCGGTCACGCCTCCGAATGCGGATGATTTCCATAACCTTAGCTGTTTTCAGTACAGCATTCCCTGCCAGCGGCAAATGCTCTCGCGTTTAACCTGGCTAAGCGGGGAGCATGGACTGAATCTTAAAGGCATCAGTGAAGGCGTGTGGCGGCGCCTGATACAGCACGGCGCGCTGAGTGACGTTTTATCATGGTTGACTCTGACCAGAGCGCAGATAGGCGATGTCTGGGGCGTGGGCAACAAACAGGCCGATAATATTTATGAGAGTTTGCAACAGGCTCGTCGGCAACCTCTGGCGCGTTGGTTATTGGCGCTCGGGCTTCCCTTACCCCGTTCAGCCAGCGGCGCGCTGGATAATATGAACTGGTTGCAGCTGCAACAACGTACATTGTCGCAGTGGCGACAGTTTCCGGGGGTTGGCGCTAAATTGGCTGAAGAGATTATGGCTTTTTTGCACCATCCGGTCGTTGTTGAACTTATAGCCAGAATAAGCCGTGAAGGGATCAAAACGTAG